The following proteins are encoded in a genomic region of Struthio camelus isolate bStrCam1 chromosome 3, bStrCam1.hap1, whole genome shotgun sequence:
- the MRPL19 gene encoding large ribosomal subunit protein bL19m: protein MAAACRRLWQRPAAALAGLAAAARPAAPGRCFSFSGHRSSSDGEPGKFKPPPKPVIIDKQRQMMERRFLSPEFIPPRGRTDPLKFYIERKDMIQRRKVFNIPEFYVGSILAVTTADPYANGKASRFVGICIQRGGKGLGATFVLRNVIEDQGVEICYELYNPRIQEIKVLKLEKRLDDNLMYLRDALPEYSTFDMNMKPESRLDHEEIPVNKLQVRMKPKPWSKRWERPKYNIKGIKFELPEEKMKEAQKWSQPWLEFDMLREYDTSKIEEKIWKEVNEELKK from the exons ATGGCAGCGGCCTGCAGGAGGCTCTGGCAGCGGCCTGCGGCGGCCTTGGCAGgtctggccgccgccgcccggcccgcggcgcccggca gGTGTTTTTCCTTCTCGGGGCACCGAAGTAGCAGCGATGGAGAGCCAGGGAAATTTAAGCCGCCTCCAAAGCCTGTCATTATCGACAAGCAGAGACAGATGATGGAGAGGAG GTTCTTGAGCCCTGAATTTATACCTCCCAGAGGGAGAACAGACCCTCTTAAGTTCTATATAGAAAGAAAGGATATGATACAGAGACGAAAAGTCTTCAACATCCCAGAGTTCTATGTTG GCAGTATACTTGCTGTTACTACTGCAGATCCGTATGCCAACGGCAAAGCCAGCCGGTTTGTAGGCATCTGCattcaaagaggaggaaaaggactaGGTGCTACCTTTGTGCTTCGAAATGTTATAGAAGACCAAG GTGTTGAAATATGTTATGAACTGTACAATCCTCGAATCCAGGAGATCAAGGTTCTGAAATTAGAAAAGAGGCTAGACGATAACCTGATGTACCTGCGAGATGCTCTCCCTGAATATAGTACTTTTGATATGAACATGAAACCTGAGTCTCGTTTAGACCATGAAGAAATTCCTGTAAACAAG CTGCAAGTAAGAATGAAACCTAAACCGTGGTCAAAACGGTGGGAAAGGCCAAAATACAATATAAAAGGAATAAAGTTTGAGCTacctgaagaaaaaatgaaagaagcacaGAAGTGGAGCCAGCCCTGGCTAGAGTTTGACATGCTGCGCGAATATGATACttcaaaaatagaggaaaaaatctgGAAAGAAGTGAATGAAGAGCTTAAGAAATAA